Below is a genomic region from Streptomyces ferrugineus.
TCCACGCCGTGGTCAGGTCGCCGTCGGTCAGGTTGCGCGGCGACAGCCCCGCGCCCAGCCGGGCCGTGGAGTCGGCGGTCGCCTCGATCCGGTTCCGCTGGTCCGGCGCCACCTCGTACAGCAGCTTGTCCAGCTCCTCGCCCGCCACCGGCACGGCACTGGCCCGCACCTGGTACGTCCCCGCGCCGGAGGTCGAAAAGCGCCGGTGCAGTCCGGCCTCGGTACCCGTCGGCGACAGACCGGTCGGGTCGGCCGCCCGGGACAGGGAGACGATCTCGGCGTCGGCTCCGGAGCCCTCGGCGTCGGTGGGCAGCCGCAGCAGCCGGGTCACCTGCACGTCCGGCAGCGCGATCTCGGAGAAGCCCGCCCCGGTCAGACCCGTCCGCCGGGACACCGAGTCGGTGATCGTCAGCTTCATCCAACTCGTCTCGCCCGCAGGCGCCTTCACCGACTGCGCCGTACCGTCCGGGCGCAGGAACGAACTCACCGCCCCCTTCTCCGTCTCCACCCGCACCCGCGTCGGCGCCTCCCGCACGCCCTCCTGCGGCAGCGGCGCCACCTCGAACGACGACGGCATGTCGTACGACCCGCCCGCGAAGGCGATCCGCAGCCACTCACCGTCCGGCGAGCCCTCCGAGCCCTCGGTCCACGCCGTGTCCGGGTTGCCGTCGAAGGCGTTCACCGGGTCGAACTGCGGCAGATGGAACAGCCAGCTTCCGTACGAGGACGCCGTCACCGACCGCGCGCCGCGCAGCTCGGCCACCGTCTGGTGGTCGCGGCCGGCGGTGGGCAGGATCTGGTGCGGTTTCTCGCCCGCGTCCTGGGCGGCGTCCGGCGCGTTGCGCTCGTCGCGGGTGTACGTGTACGACGTGTTGGCGTTGACCAGCCCGAACCGGGTGTCCGCGCGCCGCAGCCCGTCGCCGACCACCTGCACGGGCGGCGAGCCGAGACCGGGGTGGTTGTCACCGGTCAGCACCGTCGCCCGGCCGCGCAGGTCGGACGCCAGCGGCAGCAGCGCCTCCGGGCCGCCGGAGACGACGGCCGTGTCGGCGACCGGCCGCAGCCCGGCCTGGTGCGGGCGCGGCACGTCCTCGCTCACCGGCTGGTAGATCTCCACCGCCCGCTGCCGTGGATACAGCCCCTCCACCTGGAGCGGGGTGCCGGCGGCGATCTGCCCGCCGGTCGTCACCGGCCCGAGGCCCGTCACCCGCTCGTACCCGGACTGTTCCAGGGTCCGCTTCACCGTCGTCGTGGGCACGGAACCGATCTGGTCGGGGTCGAGGTCGTTGCGGACGACGACGTAGTACACCCCCGCCCGGCTGAGGTAATCGGCCAGCCCCGGCACCTGGCCCCCGCTCGTCAGCGCCTGTTCGACGGCGTCCATCGCGCGCCGGTTGCCGGGCGTGCCGAAGGGCACGTAGTCCCGCTGCGCCCAGCGCGAGTCGGCGAGGACGTCGAGGGGCTGGTCGATGGTGGAGCCCCAGGTGTAGATGCCGTGCGCGGTGGCCGGGACGACGAGGGCGCGGGCGTCGGGGGAGTACTTCTTCATCCAGTCGGCCGTGGCCTGCCAGTACTTGGGCAGCTCCTTGAAGGAACCCGAGGTGAGGATCGAGCCGTTGAGATACGGCCACATCAGCCCGGGCAGCACCAGTACGGCCACGACCAGCGGCGCGAACCGCCGCCCCCGCACCGGCCGCGCCCCGCGCGCCTCGGCCGCCACGCCCGCCAGATGGGCGATCCCCAGCACCAGGGCGAGCGCGAGCCCGGTCTGGAACTTGTAGATGTTCCGGAAGGGGACGAGCCCGCCGTCCAGCCAGTCCTGCACCACCCCGTGGAAGGGCGCCCCGAACCTCCCGCCGTACCCGGCGAGCAGAATCAGCGCGACCGTCACCACGGTCAGCACCAGCCACCGCCGCTCCGGCATGTCCCGCCGCGCCAGCCCCGCGAGCCCCAGTCCGGCCGCGAGCGCCGAGCAGACGATCACGATCGCCGAGGAGGCGACGGTCCATCCGGCCGGCAGCCAGGCGTCCCCGAAGTGCAGATAGGCGACCCAGTTCCCGGCCCCGCGCAGGGCCTCCGTCGCCGCCATGGTCTCGGTCGTGGTCTGCGAACTCTCCACGTACGGAAGGAAGTTCTCGCCGTACGCGCCGAGCAGCAGCAGTGGGATCACCCACCAGGCGGTCGCCAGCACGACCCCCGGCACCCACCACGCGATCAGCTTCCGCTGTCGCGGCCCGGGCGGCCGGGACAGCAGATACAGCCCGACCGGCAGCAGCGAGGCAAGCGTCGAGGCGGCGTTGACGCCCCCCATGAAGGGGATGATCAGCGCCGACCGCAGCGCGGCGACCCGCGCGGCGTACCGCTCATTGGTCAGCGGCAGCAGCACCCACGGCAGAAACGCGCCCGGCAGCGCGGCGGCCGACGTGGACCCGACGACGATGGTGAAGACGGGCCACAGGGCGTAGGCGACGGCCGCCACCAGCCGTGACCCCCCGCTCCCCACCCGCAGCCGCTCAGCCAGCCGCAGCGCACCCCAGAAGGCCACCGACACGATCAGCGACAGCCACAGCCGCTCCGCCAGCCACACCGGCAGCCGTACGACATCGGCCAGCCAGTAGAACGGCAGCATCGGCCACAGATAGCCCGAGTACTGGTTCTGGATCCCGCCGAAGCTGCCCTCGTCGGACCACAACTGCCCGAGATCGGCGAAGAACTGCCCGGGATCGACGGTCACACCCAGCTTGGTGTCGAAGGTCTGCCGCCCCGGCTGCACCGCCAGCAGCAGCACGAACACCACGGCCCAGAACCCCAGCAGCCAGCGCCGCGACCGCGGCCCCTCCGGCGGGCCGGAGGCGGGCGCGGAGGTGGGCACGGCTGCCGGGGGAGGAGCCTGGACCGTGGTCGTCGTCATGGTGGACACCGCCTGAGGATGAGGAGGAGGTTCCAGGTGGCGAACTCGCGCAGGCCGGGCACCTTCACAACGCCCTCCGCGAGGAACGGCCAGTAGCGGGAGCGCGCCGAGACGACCGCCACGTCGTCACGGGCGCGGACCTGCCGCAGGGTGGTGCCGATGTGCACGGCGAAGAGGTTCTCGCCGAGGGTGTGCTTGGCGTCCCGTCCGGTCCGCCGCCGATAGCGCGCACGGGCCCGCTCGGCACCGAGGTAGTGCCAGGGGGCCCACTCGTGGCCGCCCCACGGGGACAGCCAGTTGGTGAACGACACATAGATCAGCCCACCGGGCCGGGTCACCCGGGCCAACTCGCTCAGGAAGGTCTGCGGATCGGCCACGTGCTCCAGCACATTGGAGGAGAACGTGACGTCGGCGACCCCGTCCCGCAGCGGCAGCAGATACCCGTCGGCGACAACGGCCGCCTCGGGCGGCTTCTCACCGAGCTCGCTCACATCCGGCTCGAAGAGAAACGCCTGCGCATCGCGACGCCGGAACTCCTCGGTGAAGTACCCGCCCCCACCACCGACGTCCACGACGGTACGCCCGGCGACGGGCCCGCCGTAGGCCTCGACCTGGTCGGCGGCGTCACGGGCGAGAAGGGAGTAGCAGTACTCGGGATCGTCCTGTTCGTGCAGGAAGGCCCGGAAGAGGGTGAGGGAGCGACGGAGAGACGGATCCTTGAAACTCCGCGGCGGTGATGCCGAGTAGGGGCGCGGGGAACTGCGCGACCAGCCCCCACCAACCGGCACTCGCGAAACAACCGAACCACCCCGGCGTTTAGGCGCCACGACGCACCGCTTCCGCCGCGACCGCCCGAAACTGTCTCACCGTCCGATCCCAGCGATAACCCGCCGCCCGGTCCCGGGCCGCCTTGCCCATCAGCTCCCGCCGATGCCCCGACAGCGCCAGCGTGCACCACGCGGCCGCGAACGACGATTCCCCGCGCGCGAGCACCCCCGTCTCCCCGTCCACGACGGAATCCCGAAGCCCGGGCACATCAAAGGCGACGGTCGGCGTCTCCCGGGTCGCGGCCTCGGTGACGACGAGCCCCCACCCCTCCACTGCGGACGGATGCAGCAACAGCCACGCCGCACACAGCAGCCGGTGCTTCTCCGCCTCGGAGACGTGTCCCGTGAACTCGACGCCGGGACCGGCGAGCGCCTCCAACCTCCCGCGCTCGGGCCCGTCCCCGACGATCAGCAGCCGGCCGCCGGTGACCGGCCGCACCCGCTCCCACAACCGCAGCAGCAGATCGATCCGCTTGTACTCGACGAGCCGCCCGACGGCGACGAACAGCGGCTCGTCCGACCGCTCGGCCCGTGGACCGGGCTCCTCGACGCCGTTGTGGACGATCCGAATACGATCTCGTTCGACCCCGATCGCCCGCAGCGCGTGCGCGGTGGACGGAGAGACGGCGACCAGCAGCCCCCGATGCTGCGCACCGGTCAACGCCCAGTGCTCCAGTCTTCGGCCAAGCCGAGCCGCAGGCGCCAACGCCCCGCCGAGACGCATCTGCCACAGATCGGTGTGCACATGGTTGACCAGGCACAACGTCGGCCCGCGATGCCACATGGGGGCGAAGTACGGCACCCCGTTGCAGACCTCGACCAGCAGATCGCAGTCGCCGACCTGACGGGCGAAGGCGGATCTCGCGCGCAGATAGTGGTCGTAGGCGCCACCGGCCGACACGACCCGGTAGTCGCGGTAGGCCG
It encodes:
- a CDS encoding DUF3367 domain-containing protein, whose protein sequence is MTTTTVQAPPPAAVPTSAPASGPPEGPRSRRWLLGFWAVVFVLLLAVQPGRQTFDTKLGVTVDPGQFFADLGQLWSDEGSFGGIQNQYSGYLWPMLPFYWLADVVRLPVWLAERLWLSLIVSVAFWGALRLAERLRVGSGGSRLVAAVAYALWPVFTIVVGSTSAAALPGAFLPWVLLPLTNERYAARVAALRSALIIPFMGGVNAASTLASLLPVGLYLLSRPPGPRQRKLIAWWVPGVVLATAWWVIPLLLLGAYGENFLPYVESSQTTTETMAATEALRGAGNWVAYLHFGDAWLPAGWTVASSAIVIVCSALAAGLGLAGLARRDMPERRWLVLTVVTVALILLAGYGGRFGAPFHGVVQDWLDGGLVPFRNIYKFQTGLALALVLGIAHLAGVAAEARGARPVRGRRFAPLVVAVLVLPGLMWPYLNGSILTSGSFKELPKYWQATADWMKKYSPDARALVVPATAHGIYTWGSTIDQPLDVLADSRWAQRDYVPFGTPGNRRAMDAVEQALTSGGQVPGLADYLSRAGVYYVVVRNDLDPDQIGSVPTTTVKRTLEQSGYERVTGLGPVTTGGQIAAGTPLQVEGLYPRQRAVEIYQPVSEDVPRPHQAGLRPVADTAVVSGGPEALLPLASDLRGRATVLTGDNHPGLGSPPVQVVGDGLRRADTRFGLVNANTSYTYTRDERNAPDAAQDAGEKPHQILPTAGRDHQTVAELRGARSVTASSYGSWLFHLPQFDPVNAFDGNPDTAWTEGSEGSPDGEWLRIAFAGGSYDMPSSFEVAPLPQEGVREAPTRVRVETEKGAVSSFLRPDGTAQSVKAPAGETSWMKLTITDSVSRRTGLTGAGFSEIALPDVQVTRLLRLPTDAEGSGADAEIVSLSRAADPTGLSPTGTEAGLHRRFSTSGAGTYQVRASAVPVAGEELDKLLYEVAPDQRNRIEATADSTARLGAGLSPRNLTDGDLTTAWIGGDRPTIHLRWPGKQAVGELVLAPAGGLSTRPTEVHISSPDGAVIAGVDENGWVRFPPITTDRLDITITDTAPLTLYNPMVGEDLQLPVGLTEAYLPALDQYRTPQPKGSRPFSLPCGQGPVVSVDGELYRTSVKGTVRDLVERRQVAVTLCQQGRDDTELRLPAGDHSVEAGDAGPLALTDVTLTRGTVGEAAAAPRDLDIRDWLGDRRALSVGSGAASYLTMYENFNDGWRATLNGKELTPVRLDGWQQGWRVPAGAGGTVELSYEPAVTYEGGLIGSAVGLALLAGLALWRRRAPNPDEPQPAPPLPGLWLGTVAVTVVGVLIAGWFALLVPALAVVAWRRHALLVPLALAALAGAGVAAALGAGEPVGAQEGAFGPAAQLLALIGLFAAVVGVREPEAAPGTERPGEPTAGPRAPAEFATGPAGSGGSPAGPAEPSGFPTGPAEPGSPPPSSGAPGGSGAVVPPVAGVGGSGSGAVSSDASAPPLPQRERGRSPLGDESPGASGPTVSARGPGGPDPDPTTARIAPRKPRFRATRPEDADDTGKGEAT
- a CDS encoding class I SAM-dependent methyltransferase; protein product: MPVGGGWSRSSPRPYSASPPRSFKDPSLRRSLTLFRAFLHEQDDPEYCYSLLARDAADQVEAYGGPVAGRTVVDVGGGGGYFTEEFRRRDAQAFLFEPDVSELGEKPPEAAVVADGYLLPLRDGVADVTFSSNVLEHVADPQTFLSELARVTRPGGLIYVSFTNWLSPWGGHEWAPWHYLGAERARARYRRRTGRDAKHTLGENLFAVHIGTTLRQVRARDDVAVVSARSRYWPFLAEGVVKVPGLREFATWNLLLILRRCPP
- a CDS encoding glycosyltransferase family 4 protein, with product MPQHVPSPLRASLPPAPQHSPAHPPHPRRIVFLAHRDLGNRSAGGSELLVDRLADGLTRLGHQVTLLCGGPAAYRDYRVVSAGGAYDHYLRARSAFARQVGDCDLLVEVCNGVPYFAPMWHRGPTLCLVNHVHTDLWQMRLGGALAPAARLGRRLEHWALTGAQHRGLLVAVSPSTAHALRAIGVERDRIRIVHNGVEEPGPRAERSDEPLFVAVGRLVEYKRIDLLLRLWERVRPVTGGRLLIVGDGPERGRLEALAGPGVEFTGHVSEAEKHRLLCAAWLLLHPSAVEGWGLVVTEAATRETPTVAFDVPGLRDSVVDGETGVLARGESSFAAAWCTLALSGHRRELMGKAARDRAAGYRWDRTVRQFRAVAAEAVRRGA